TCTCCTGTGCTATCCAAATAACCCGACGGGGGCTACGCTGAGTTATGAGAACCTCGAGGGCATAGCCAGCATAGCAGCTAAGCACGACCTCCTCGTCATATCCGATGAAATATACGGTGAGCTGACATATTCAGGGAGGCATGTAAGCATAGCCTCTTTCCCGGATATGCAGGAAAGAACCATAGTCTTGAACGGCTTTTCCAAGGCGCATGCGATGACTGGGTGGCGCATCGGCTACGCAGCCGGGCCCAGCGATATCATAGCGGCTATGGTGAAAATACACCAGTACGTTGCGCTCTGCGCGCCGATAACTGCCCAAAAAGCCGCCCGTGAGGCCCTCCTTCATGGTGACCATGAAAAGGAACGCATGAAGAATCGCTACGATGAGCGCAGGAGGCTGATTGTGCGAGGGCTGAATGAGATAGGCCTGGCCTGCTTCGAGCCCAAAGGGGCATTCTATGCCTTTCCCTCGATAGCGGTCACGGGCATGTCGTCTGAGGAGTTCGCTGAGCGGCTGCTTCAGGAGGAAAAGGTAGCGGTCGTTCCGGGCAACGCCTTCGGCCAGAGCGGGGAGGGCTATGTCCGCTGCTCGTACGCGGCTTCCGTGGATAATATACTAATAGCCCTCGAAAGAATGGCTCGATTCGTGGAGCGGCACAGGAGGATCTAGCCAACATCCTCGGGCCCGAGGATGTTGGCTCGGTAAGTGTTAGTTTGTTAGCTCAGAAAGCCCGTGAGAATGGTATCGACGGCTTCCTTCTCGGTCAAGCCCATTGTCATGAGTTTAATAAGCTGATCACCGGCGATCTTGCCTATGGCCGCCTCATGGGTGAGCTCTGCCTCGGGGTGGAGGGCATGGAGCTCCGGCAGGGAGCCTATTTCCGCGGAATCCATGATGATGGAGTCGCATGCCACGTGCCCCCGGGATCGCGCCTTCCCGATGAGTGAGGCCTTGAACACCTGCTTCGAGCGATCCTGCGCCACCGACCGGGCCAGCACCTCCGCGCTCGCATCATCCCCGGCCAGCTCGACGGTGATGATGGAATCTGCACGCTGCGCGCCATGCGTGAGGAGCCTCTCGCTTATTATGAGCTTCCCGCCGGGGCCGACCCTGCCCTCAGTCGCCCGGTTTGTGCTATCTATGCCCCGGATCTGGACCAGCTCGATCTCGGCGCTGGCCCCTTCCTCCAGGGTTATGATGGTCTTGGGATTAAGGATACGGCCTCCCGTTCCCTCCCCCTGGCCGTAGTGTTTTTCAACGTAGCGGATGTGCGCGCCTTTCCTGACGATGAATTCATGGATCCCGTCGTGCTGGGCGACGCTTGCGCCCGGGTTGTGTATGCCGCAACCCGCTACGATTAGGATATCGGCACCCTCCCCGATATCGAATGTGTTATAGACGAGATCGCGCATCCCCGAAGCGGTCACAAGAACGGGGATGTGGACGGATTCGTTCTTCGTCCCGGGCTTCACGATCACATCTATGCCCGGCTTGTCTTGCTTGGAAGCGATCTCGATATTGGCGGATGACATGCGCGACAGGAGATCGCCATTCTTGCGGATGTTGTATGCGCCCTGCGGGATCCCGTGCAGGTCCGCGATGGTTTCAAGCAATTTCTCGTCAATAGTATCAAGCTCTCTGACATTATCTTCTCTGATATTATCTATAGCACTCAGCTTCATCCAGCTCCCCTCCGCACGTGGTTCTCCAGCGACAGGCGATATCATCCTCGATCATCGGCCAGATAGCCTCGACGCTCCCCCGCTCCTTGACCTCGCCTTCGGCCATAAGCAATATCTCGTCGGCCGCCCTCAGGAACTTCTCATTGTGTGTTATGACCACCGTGGTTGATGATGCGTTGGCCCTGTGCCGCCCTGCAATGACCCTGAGGAGCTGTTCGAATGTCCACAGGTCCACGCCGGCCTCGGGCTCATCGTAGATCACAAAACGCGGGTTTCGAGCCAGGAGCATAGCTATCTCGAGGCGTTTGAATTCCCCGCCCGATAGCCGGGCATCAGCCTCCCTCTCGATATAATCCCGCGGGCAGAGCCCCACGACCCTCAGCAGCCCTTCGATGTTTCTTTGATCACGGTTTGATGCTGCGATGGCGAGAAGGTCCTTCACCTTGAGCCCCTTGAACCTGGGGGGATTCTGAAACGCGTAACCGATCCCCATCAAAGCGCGTTCGGTGATATTGGCGCCGGTGATATCCCTGCCATCCAAATACAGCCGGCCGCTGGTTGGCTGGTAGATGCCCATAATCACCTTTGCCAGGGATGACTTGCCCCCGCCGTTGGGGCCGGTTATCGCATACATCTTGCCCGTCTCGAAGCTTATATTGACATTGTCCAGTATCTCGAGTTCCTCTCCCTCTCCATTGTTCGTGGCGACGGTGATATTCTCCAGCTTCAGCAACTGGTCTCCCTCCCTATCCCGCATCCCTTAGCCTTGATCCCGCGTCCCTTAGCCTCGGCCTCAACCTTAACCTCAATCTACTCAACCTACCACGTGCCTTCTCATTCGCATTCTATTGCCACGCACATTGTCATTTCCATTGTCATTCCCTCGCGCCCGATTCGCCCTTTCCGCCTAATTCGCCGGGCCTGCCACTTAACTCGGCAGGCTTGCACAGGTCAGCGAGGTTGATTGAATCGAGCGTCTCGACCATGCTGTCGCGGAGTCGAACCCACGCTTCCCTGGTCATGCAATAATCCTTGCGCTCACAGCACTCATCCACGCAATCACTCCCAACGCATTCCACGGGGGCTATAGGGCCTTCAACGGCCCTCAGAATGTCGGCCACGGAAATATCCTCTGGT
This portion of the Bacillota bacterium genome encodes:
- a CDS encoding aminotransferase class I/II-fold pyridoxal phosphate-dependent enzyme — translated: MRPARERISPVVRSLPPSGIRRFFDLVAEMKGVVSLGVGEPDFVTPQHIRDMAMYSLEQGYTSYTSNYGILELREAISDYLEHFIGNVYDPRREILVTVGVSEAVDLALRAILEPGDEVIIPEPCYVSYKPCTVLAGGVPVVVSTTVQNGFQLTARDLEPHITERTKAILLCYPNNPTGATLSYENLEGIASIAAKHDLLVISDEIYGELTYSGRHVSIASFPDMQERTIVLNGFSKAHAMTGWRIGYAAGPSDIIAAMVKIHQYVALCAPITAQKAAREALLHGDHEKERMKNRYDERRRLIVRGLNEIGLACFEPKGAFYAFPSIAVTGMSSEEFAERLLQEEKVAVVPGNAFGQSGEGYVRCSYAASVDNILIALERMARFVERHRRI
- a CDS encoding SufD family Fe-S cluster assembly protein, with the protein product MKLSAIDNIREDNVRELDTIDEKLLETIADLHGIPQGAYNIRKNGDLLSRMSSANIEIASKQDKPGIDVIVKPGTKNESVHIPVLVTASGMRDLVYNTFDIGEGADILIVAGCGIHNPGASVAQHDGIHEFIVRKGAHIRYVEKHYGQGEGTGGRILNPKTIITLEEGASAEIELVQIRGIDSTNRATEGRVGPGGKLIISERLLTHGAQRADSIITVELAGDDASAEVLARSVAQDRSKQVFKASLIGKARSRGHVACDSIIMDSAEIGSLPELHALHPEAELTHEAAIGKIAGDQLIKLMTMGLTEKEAVDTILTGFLS
- a CDS encoding ATP-binding cassette domain-containing protein, with amino-acid sequence MLKLENITVATNNGEGEELEILDNVNISFETGKMYAITGPNGGGKSSLAKVIMGIYQPTSGRLYLDGRDITGANITERALMGIGYAFQNPPRFKGLKVKDLLAIAASNRDQRNIEGLLRVVGLCPRDYIEREADARLSGGEFKRLEIAMLLARNPRFVIYDEPEAGVDLWTFEQLLRVIAGRHRANASSTTVVITHNEKFLRAADEILLMAEGEVKERGSVEAIWPMIEDDIACRWRTTCGGELDEAECYR
- a CDS encoding Rrf2 family transcriptional regulator; protein product: MRISTRGQYGLRAMCRLVVLQRAGDGAPVSLRDIAEKENISSQYLEQLFRGLRGAGLVESVRGAKGGYTLARPPEDISVADILRAVEGPIAPVECVGSDCVDECCERKDYCMTREAWVRLRDSMVETLDSINLADLCKPAELSGRPGELGGKGESGARE